Part of the Virgibacillus necropolis genome, AGCCTATTCTCTAATAGTAGACGAAATGAAACTAGGACTTTCTTATACAGCATTTGTCATAATTTATATGAAAACAGCAAACCATGATTCATTTTTACGTTTTATTAAGGAACAAAAAGAGATAGTTGAAGCTCACCGAGTATCGGGAGAAGGATGTTACCATATGAAAGTGAAAGTTAATACTCAAGAACAATTGAATCTTTTTCTTAATAAAATACTCGATTATGGAAACTATTCTTTGTATCTATCCATACAAGAAATTTAACAACATAATCTGTTGAATACTATTAACTTCTCTTAAGCACATACTTAAAGCAGGAATAGCTGTACGAAAAAGTATTGATGATTAAACAAAAATAGTTAGATTGTAGACGAATTTGTAATATTAAAAAGGCATGCCTCCGAAATACAACAAGAAGAATACATAATCAATATTAGATTTAAAACCCGGGATGGAAATTATTAACTTCTCCCGGGCTTTTCCTTTTATTCTTTCATTTATACTGGTTGAAGTTAGCATAAGTAACCTTGATGTTCGTTATTTAGGGGGTTGATTATGCTCTCTCCACTGGCACATTTCAGTTCAACTTTCAACCTCCTCCACGCCTGACAAAGGTTTTATAAAAATAAAAAGCATTACTTATTATAAAGAAATGCTCATAATAAAAAACTGATTTTCCAAAAGGAAAACCAGCTTTTCATTCTTATATTTAGGCAACATCATAGCCTTGTTCTTCAATAGCTTCTTTCATGGCATCAACATTTACTTTTGATTCATCAAAAGTAACATCTACATTATCAGCTTCTAAATTAACTTCAGCTGCTGATACACCATCTAACTCTTTTAATGCACCTTCAACTGACATTTTGCAATGGCCGCATGTCATGCCTTGTACGCTTAACGTTTTTTCCACGATTTTTCACCCCCTTTAAATTGGCATTCTTATAGTTTCACTCGTTTTAAACGAAGTGAGTTAGATACAACACTTACCGAACTTAATGCCATTGCTGCACCAGCAACCCATGGTGCAAGTAATCCGACTGCTGCAATTGGGATTCCTGCTGTATTGTAGCCAAAGGCCCAGAAGAGGTTTTGACGAATATTTCTAATAGTTGCATGACTGATTCTAATGGCTTTCGGTATAAGCAATAATTCTCCACCAAGAATGGTAACGTCAGCAGCTTCAATCGCCACTTCTGTACCAGTTCC contains:
- a CDS encoding Lrp/AsnC family transcriptional regulator; the encoded protein is MELDNIDLQILRILTENSRVQWKDLGKQIHMTGQAVGNRIKKLEESGVIKAYSLIVDEMKLGLSYTAFVIIYMKTANHDSFLRFIKEQKEIVEAHRVSGEGCYHMKVKVNTQEQLNLFLNKILDYGNYSLYLSIQEI
- the copZ gene encoding copper chaperone CopZ, whose protein sequence is MEKTLSVQGMTCGHCKMSVEGALKELDGVSAAEVNLEADNVDVTFDESKVNVDAMKEAIEEQGYDVA